One segment of Papaver somniferum cultivar HN1 unplaced genomic scaffold, ASM357369v1 unplaced-scaffold_137, whole genome shotgun sequence DNA contains the following:
- the LOC113334788 gene encoding probable transcription factor At3g04930, giving the protein MSSIKEEDLIIKDEEQQRQPEEQEPEQIGEDGDDEDEEPEEDGESEDLTISNLEATIATPIASAPPLNGTSYQTPPPPQPQQTPITAAMGTGAKSIISTSSGDESRKLFQRLWTDKDEIGLLQGFLDFNTQRGTLNSSYHHETGPFYDHIKNRLNLDFNKSQLVEKLRRLKKKYRNVVARVNSGKDFNFKTPHDQTTFEISRKIWSGSHNCSNIVDDTLVIMEDDNNNSNNINNESTGNEEIKPNVCVNGNDEKVPRGVMGGVSSTLLRKRGVKRPAEEELMKTCGNKDMESNSVSNVIEETVKSCLTPLFKELINCVMNGQSNAGFLGFNGMGLNPLGAAGKDEVIDEKWRKQQILELEVYSKRVELVQEQIKSALEDLKSTGT; this is encoded by the coding sequence ATGTCTTCCATTAAGGAAGAAGATCTAATCATTAAGGATGAAGAACAACAACGACAACCAGAAGAACAGGAACCCGAGCAAATCGGAGAAGACGGAGATGACGAAGATGAGGAACCTGAAGAAGATGGAGAATCAGAGGATCTCACGATTTCGAATCTCGAGGCAACAATCGCTACTCCCATTGCTTCTGCACCACCACTAAACGGCACATCTTACCAGACTccgccaccaccacaaccacaacaAACACCTATCACGGCGGCGATGGGAACCGGGGCAAAATCAATAATATCGACTTCTTCAGGTGATGAATCGAGGAAGCTGTTTCAGAGGCTGTGGACAGATAAAGATGAGATTGGATTGCTACAAGGTTTCTTAGATTTCAATACTCAGCGTGGAACGCTTAATTCATCTTATCATCACGAAACAGGTCCGTTTTATGATCACATTAAGAATCGATTAAATCTTGATTTTAATAAGAGTCAATTAGTTGAGAAACTGAGAAGATTGAAAAAGAAGTACCGAAATGTTGTTGCTAGAGTTAATTCAGGGAAGGATTTTAATTTTAAGACACCACATGATCAAACTACTTTTGAGATTTCGAGGAAGATTTGGAGTGGTAGTCATAATTGTTCTAACATTGTTGATGACACACTAGTTATAATGgaagatgataataataatagtaacaaCATCAATAACGAATCTACTGGGAATGAGGAGATTAAACCCAATGTTTGTGTTAATGGGAACGATGAGAAGGTTCCGAGGGGGGTGATGGGGGGAGTGAGTAGTACTCTGCTGCGCAAGAGAGGTGTGAAAAGACCTGCGGAGGAAGAATTGATGAAAACATGTGGAAATAAGGACATGGAGTCGAATTCTGTCTCAAATGTGATTGAGGAAACAGTTAAGAGTTGTCTTACTCCTTTGTTTAAGGAATTGATAAACTGTGTGATGAATGGGCAGTCTAATGCGGGATTCTTGGGGTTTAATGGTATGGGTTTGAATCCTTTGGGGGCTGCTGGTAAGGATGAGGTGATTGATGAGAAGTGGAGGAAACAACAGATTTTGGAATTGGAGGTTTATTCGAAGAGGGTGGAATTGGTTCAAGAACAGATTAAGTCTGCATTGGAAGATTTGAAATCGACAGGAACTTGA